A single region of the Sorghum bicolor cultivar BTx623 chromosome 7, Sorghum_bicolor_NCBIv3, whole genome shotgun sequence genome encodes:
- the LOC8064361 gene encoding bromodomain-containing factor 1, with protein MKRKRGRKPAGKKAAGPAESTSPDSASSPSTEASDSPRDQAEEEDDNNNNAPTVVDAGVAVPEPRPPPPPSSQPQPSEPPRKPSATATANPPADITYSRPKVGAVYGRVKLKFKSSKTVDSPLRPQQQDSSESHVPPPADAGKSESAAVSEVIKRADGEKAPAVTDGQQADGQGLESSDTDKEKVARKLGGIKIKLAGLPSVENSTPDRKADSADEPSPSKQEALLESKKNEDVVEVRSSQESEEKQSTPEHQRNEKELAAALEAIKKVMKMDAADPFNVPVDPVALEIPDYFDVIDTPMDFGTICQNLERGDKYMNSEDVYKDVQFIWDNCTKYNSKGDYIIELMKRVKKGFMKYWLAAGLYSDVPDSGGNDNTGDEDAKGHSKSKAKNKRRRPGNDRHKSDCICAVCQVTRRKKERDEILAIIDNETAAMDSNTSEQHDMEGNSGGNNLGNHDTCSSQEQPSQTYVYKETSEANDSGIRMEDAGKFSTDQTPSLLLPDYEDEGSRQYLEEKGQIEYRDMNSNGEHTPTQPNEYSDVEHHQQKGQTETSQEVEMEEDYPMQQENPSFLQLCASLFPSNGSSTFRVRHSLFRPRRRAPLKASPLHVAMAAIMKR; from the exons ATGAAGCGCAAGCGCGGCCGTAAGCCGGCGGGCAAGAAGGCTGCTGGTCCGGCGGAGTCCACGTCGCCGGATTCCGCGTCCAGTCCCAGCACGGAGGCGTCGGACAGCCCGCGAGaccaggcggaggaggaggatgataataataataacgcGCCGACCGTCGTCGATGCGGGGGTAGCAGTCCCTGAACCacggccgccgcctcctccttctTCTCAACCTCAACCTTCTGAGCCACCTCGGAAGCCCAGTGCCACCGCGACGGCTAATCCTCCAGCTGACATAACGTACAGCAGGCCCAAGGTGGGAGCTGTGTACGGCCGTGTGAAACTCAAGTTCAAGTCGTCCAAGACGGTGGACTCGCCCCTGCGCCCGCAGCAGCAGGATTCCTCAGAATCTCATGTGCCACCGCCCGCTGATGCTGGGAAATCAGAGAGTGCTGCTGTGTCTGAAGTAATCAAGAGAGCTGACGGGGAGAAGGCTCCGGCCGTAACGGATGGGCAGCAAGCAGATGGGCAGGGGCTGGAGTCGAGTGACACGGATAAGGAAAAGGTGGCAAGGAAATTAGGAGGCATTAAGATCAAGTTGGCGGGGCTGCCTTCTGTAGAAAACAGCACACCGGATCGGAAAGCCGATTCAGCAGATGAGCCTTCTCCGAGCAAGCAAGAAGCTCTTTTGGAAAGCAAAAAAAATGAGGATGTGGTGGAGGTGAGGAGCTCACAGGAGTCGGAAGAAAAGCAGTCTACTCCGGAACATCAGCGCAATGAGAAGGAGCTGGCTGCTGCACTTGAA GCTATTAAGAAAGTTATGAAGATGGACGCTGCTGATCCGTTCAATGTTCCAGTGGATCCTGTTGCATTAGAAATACCG GATTATTTTGATGTTATTGACACTCCTATGGATTTTGGCACAATATGTCAAAATTTGGAACGTGGTGACAAGTACATGAATTCAGAGGATGTATATAAGGATGTGCAGTTCATATGGGATAACTGTACCAAGTACAACAGTAAAGGCGATTACATAATTGAGCTTATGAAACGGGTCAAGAAGGGCTTCATGAAATATTGGTTGGCCGCTGGCTTGTATTCTGATGTGCCAGACAGTG GTGGTAATGACAATACTGGTGATGAGGATGCCAAAGGCCACTCAAAAAGCAAGGCTAAGAACAAAAGGCGACGCCCAGG GAACGATCGCCACAAAAGTGACTGCATATGTGCTGTTTGTCAAGTTACAAGGCGCAAGAAAGAAAGGGATGAAATATTGGCTATTATAGACAATGAGACTGCTGCAATGGATAGTAACACTTCTGAGCAGCATGACATGGAG GGAAACTCTGGTGGTAATAATCTTGGTAATCATGACACTTGCTCTAGCCAGGAGCAACCGTCACAAACTTATGTGTACAAAGAGACATCAGAAGCAAACGATTCTGGGATTCGGATGGAAGATGCTGGAAAGTTCTCCACTGATCAGACACCTAGTTTGCTGCTCCCTGACTATGAAGATGAGGGTTCCAGACAATACTTGGAGGAAAAAGGACAGATTGAGTATAGAGATATGAACAGTAACGGAGAGCACACCCCCACTCAGCCTAATGAGTACTCTGATGTTGAGCATCACCAGCAAAAG GGGCAGACAGAGACCAGCCAAGAGGTTGAAATGGAGGAGGATTATCCTATGCAGCAGGAGAACCCTTCATTTCTGCAACTCTGCGCTAGCCTCTTCCCCAGCAACGGGAGCAGTACTTTCAGGGTGCGACATTCCCTGTTCCGTCCGCGCCGCCGAGCTCCACTGAAGGCGAGCCCTCTGCATGTAGCCATGGCAGCGATAATGAAGCGTTAG